Proteins from a genomic interval of Staphylococcus debuckii:
- a CDS encoding DUF2129 domain-containing protein: MTEIIPRTSLIIYLKHMKHERHIRKYGHIIHSNRQQKYVIMYINENDADRIVNRLMKLKYVRQIDGSPYKYLKKTYEKEKYEIN, from the coding sequence ATGACAGAAATCATACCAAGAACAAGTTTGATTATCTATCTTAAACATATGAAACATGAGCGTCATATCCGTAAATATGGTCACATTATTCATAGTAACCGCCAACAAAAATACGTCATCATGTATATTAATGAAAATGATGCGGACCGTATTGTAAATCGACTCATGAAATTAAAGTATGTGCGCCAAATTGATGGTTCACCTTATAAATATTTAAAGAAAACGTATGAAAAAGAAAAATACGAAATCAATTAA
- the cyoE gene encoding heme o synthase, with amino-acid sequence MDKGHTLSQTSGRVTFKELKTIIKMGLVQGNLIPAFAGSWLAIVLANHSFLSSIPQILLMLIGSTLIMGGACALNNYYDQDIDRIMPSKQGRPTVNDRISNKNLLILSFSMMVIGEIALFILNIPSGVIGLMGIIGYVSFYSIWSKRHTTWNTVIGAFPGAVPPLIGWTAIEGQLSMTAIALFLVIFCWQPIHFYALAIKRQDEYSAANIPMLPSVKGFNRTRIGMFVWLVLLLPLPFLLSDLGPVFIGLATLLNLGWIYLGFTSYKKKSDHTKWATLMFVYSLNYLVLFFALVVVISLINMI; translated from the coding sequence ATGGATAAAGGACACACTTTGTCGCAAACTTCTGGGCGCGTTACCTTCAAAGAATTAAAGACAATTATAAAAATGGGACTCGTCCAAGGTAACCTGATTCCTGCATTTGCGGGTTCATGGCTTGCAATTGTACTGGCGAATCATTCCTTCCTATCATCTATACCGCAAATTTTGTTAATGCTGATTGGGTCTACACTCATCATGGGGGGCGCATGTGCACTCAATAACTATTATGACCAAGATATTGACCGCATTATGCCTAGTAAACAGGGAAGACCTACAGTTAATGACAGAATTTCAAATAAAAATTTATTGATTTTAAGTTTCAGCATGATGGTTATCGGAGAGATTGCTCTATTTATTCTCAACATACCATCAGGCGTTATCGGTTTAATGGGAATAATCGGTTATGTATCGTTTTACTCAATCTGGTCTAAACGACACACAACTTGGAATACTGTAATTGGAGCATTTCCTGGAGCAGTACCGCCGTTAATCGGCTGGACAGCAATCGAGGGACAATTAAGCATGACAGCAATTGCACTATTCTTAGTTATTTTCTGTTGGCAACCGATTCATTTCTATGCATTAGCGATTAAACGCCAGGATGAATATTCAGCTGCGAATATTCCAATGCTGCCATCAGTTAAAGGATTTAATCGTACAAGAATCGGTATGTTCGTATGGTTAGTTTTATTATTACCATTACCATTCTTATTAAGTGATTTAGGTCCAGTATTTATCGGATTGGCGACATTATTGAACTTAGGTTGGATTTATCTTGGATTTACAAGTTATAAAAAGAAATCTGATCATACGAAATGGGCTACTTTAATGTTTGTTTACTCACTGAATTACTTAGTGTTATTCTTTGCATTAGTTGTAGTAATTTCTTTAATCAATATGATTTAA
- a CDS encoding DUF2197 domain-containing protein, producing the protein MKKVQCIICDTEVLIDENTLEAKQLKNNPMRTFMCGECKSRLDVPKQRNNFYQENNEFHFNE; encoded by the coding sequence TTGAAAAAAGTACAGTGTATCATTTGTGATACCGAAGTACTCATTGACGAAAATACTTTGGAAGCTAAACAGTTGAAAAATAATCCGATGCGTACGTTTATGTGCGGCGAATGTAAAAGCCGTTTAGATGTTCCAAAGCAACGTAATAATTTCTATCAAGAAAATAACGAATTTCATTTTAATGAATAG
- a CDS encoding DUF420 domain-containing protein, whose amino-acid sequence MSLPILPTISTSCIQICAVLVAIGWYLIRKGNIEAHKKVMLAAAFFALTFFIIYASRTFFIGNTAFGGPDWLKGPYTFFLVFHIILSTVGGLLGLNQIITAFKDKFNIHRKMGPIAAVVWFCTAFTGIIVYILLYVMYPGGETTSLFKATFGF is encoded by the coding sequence ATGAGCCTACCTATATTACCTACTATTAGTACAAGTTGTATTCAAATTTGTGCTGTATTGGTAGCCATTGGCTGGTATTTAATTAGAAAAGGCAATATTGAAGCGCATAAAAAAGTAATGTTAGCCGCTGCATTTTTCGCACTGACTTTCTTCATTATTTATGCAAGCAGAACTTTCTTCATTGGAAATACTGCATTCGGCGGACCTGACTGGTTGAAAGGACCGTATACTTTCTTCTTAGTTTTCCATATTATTTTGTCAACAGTCGGCGGCTTGCTTGGTTTGAACCAAATTATTACAGCATTTAAAGACAAATTTAACATCCATAGAAAAATGGGACCGATTGCTGCAGTTGTATGGTTCTGTACAGCCTTCACTGGTATCATCGTCTACATATTGTTATATGTTATGTACCCAGGTGGAGAAACAACTTCATTATTTAAAGCGACTTTCGGTTTTTAA
- a CDS encoding COX15/CtaA family protein, with amino-acid sequence MFKKRNLKWLSILATIIMAWVQLGGALVTKTGSANGCGSSWPLCHGALLPQNLPIDTIIELSHRATSALSLIVVLWLVITAWKNIGYIKEVKPLSIISVGFLLIQALVGAAAVLWQQNDYVLALHFGISLISFSSVFVLTLIIFDVDQKYEANKVHIDRKLRIYTWTMAICLYVGIYTGALVRHTKSSMAYGSWPLPFADLIPHTEQDWVQLAHRTLALIASISVFLAFNYAIKHYQNNRTIRYGYTAALLLIILQIITGALSIFTHVNLLIALLHALIITFEFGLIAYFILLMLRTKRVEKAKNNAY; translated from the coding sequence TTGTTTAAAAAGCGTAACCTTAAATGGTTATCAATTTTAGCAACGATTATTATGGCATGGGTACAATTAGGGGGCGCGTTAGTTACTAAAACGGGCTCGGCAAACGGCTGCGGGTCTTCATGGCCTTTATGTCATGGTGCACTTTTACCGCAGAATTTGCCTATAGATACTATAATCGAACTCAGTCACAGAGCAACTTCTGCATTGTCTTTAATCGTTGTATTATGGTTGGTAATTACAGCATGGAAGAACATCGGGTATATTAAAGAAGTTAAACCATTAAGTATTATCAGCGTAGGTTTCTTGCTGATTCAAGCACTTGTTGGTGCCGCTGCAGTATTATGGCAGCAAAATGATTATGTACTTGCTTTGCATTTCGGTATTTCACTTATCAGTTTCTCTTCAGTCTTTGTCTTAACATTAATTATCTTTGATGTTGACCAAAAATATGAAGCCAACAAAGTACATATCGATCGCAAATTACGTATTTATACATGGACAATGGCAATTTGCCTTTATGTCGGAATTTATACTGGCGCTTTAGTACGCCACACTAAATCTTCTATGGCATACGGTTCTTGGCCGTTACCATTCGCTGATTTGATTCCTCATACAGAACAAGACTGGGTACAACTTGCACACAGAACTTTAGCTTTGATTGCAAGTATCAGTGTATTCTTAGCCTTTAATTATGCAATCAAACATTATCAAAATAACCGTACAATTCGTTATGGATATACAGCAGCTTTGTTATTGATTATCTTGCAAATTATTACGGGTGCTTTATCTATCTTCACACACGTCAATCTTTTAATCGCGTTATTGCACGCCTTGATTATTACGTTTGAATTCGGCCTCATCGCTTACTTCATCTTGCTGATGTTGCGTACGAAGCGGGTAGAAAAAGCTAAAAATAATGCCTATTAA
- a CDS encoding CAP domain-containing protein: MRNLLIKVIGVLLLITFLIYLFYSPRLKFDVLENPNKKAPTKTEQVQKNNNQSENPKPKTGIGTWINNDISLLTKKFGQADRVYAYHDNYKNYVFRENNQYYIVTTKENKIKSVYATGSKAKISPVKINQNASHIFANTSINPEPHIKANGKEYDLELSDEDMKTQMLIKYGDEYAQVYIDQQNNKVVGVRFLDPEALVMFNPYQMTKASDDKTIENNHKEEPYEQNANQLMTLYEVTNQIRNLKGLKPFKVNNDLGHIASVNLYESTNNKSVEFTEAALKQQLDDRGVHFKSVGQNVGYDFNDVPTLLHSWLNSDTHRSRILNTQYTEMGGDVMDGYYTLIFIED, encoded by the coding sequence ATGAGGAATTTGCTTATTAAAGTTATCGGCGTTTTACTGCTCATAACTTTTCTTATTTATTTATTTTATTCGCCTCGGCTGAAATTTGATGTTTTAGAGAACCCAAATAAGAAAGCGCCGACGAAAACTGAACAAGTACAAAAAAATAATAATCAATCTGAAAATCCTAAACCTAAAACAGGAATAGGTACTTGGATTAATAATGACATCAGTCTGCTGACTAAGAAATTCGGCCAAGCAGATCGGGTATATGCGTATCATGATAACTATAAGAATTATGTCTTTAGAGAAAATAACCAATACTATATTGTGACTACGAAAGAAAACAAAATTAAATCAGTATACGCAACAGGTAGTAAAGCTAAAATATCACCTGTTAAAATTAATCAAAATGCTTCCCATATTTTTGCAAATACAAGTATTAATCCAGAACCGCATATTAAAGCAAACGGCAAAGAATATGATTTAGAACTTTCGGACGAAGATATGAAAACACAAATGCTGATTAAATATGGTGATGAATACGCTCAAGTGTATATTGATCAACAAAATAATAAAGTAGTAGGAGTGCGTTTCTTAGATCCAGAAGCACTCGTGATGTTCAATCCATATCAAATGACTAAAGCATCTGATGATAAAACTATCGAAAATAATCATAAAGAAGAGCCGTACGAGCAAAATGCAAACCAACTGATGACTTTATACGAAGTGACCAATCAAATCAGAAACTTAAAAGGGTTAAAGCCTTTCAAAGTGAATAATGATTTAGGACATATTGCTTCAGTCAACTTATATGAAAGTACGAATAATAAAAGCGTTGAATTTACTGAAGCTGCTTTAAAACAACAACTTGATGATAGAGGGGTACATTTCAAATCAGTAGGGCAAAACGTCGGTTATGATTTCAATGACGTTCCCACACTATTGCATAGCTGGTTGAACTCCGATACCCATCGTTCTCGAATCTTGAATACCCAATATACAGAAATGGGCGGCGATGTCATGGATGGATATTACACATTAATATTTATAGAAGATTAA
- the ftsW gene encoding cell division peptidoglycan polymerase FtsW: MNNLKAIFRHVGKYSKFIDYPLVITYITLCLIGLIMVYSASMVAATKGTLTGGIPVSGTYFYTRQLMYVIMSFIIVFFMAFFMNVKFLQQKKVQQGMMLIIFLLLFATLLIGKNINGSKSWINLGFMNLQASELLKIAIILYLPYMINKKRPQVFTNSKLIRGPIIFILLCVGLVFLQKDVGQTMLILIIFFSILFYAGIWVKQVLKYGIGIFILGIVIFGGAALLGILPSYLVARFSIVTNPFKYESGTGYHVANSLMAIGNGGLFGKGLGNSVLKLGYLPEPHTDFIFAVICEELGLIGGMLVLGLLFFIVYRAFQLASQTTSYFYKLVCVGIASYIGSQTFVNLGGISALIPLTGVPLPFISFGGSSMIALSIALGLLLITAKQIKLDKKRAKQQHVDIPRKY; this comes from the coding sequence ATGAATAATTTAAAAGCAATCTTTCGACATGTGGGAAAATATTCGAAATTTATCGATTATCCGCTTGTCATTACTTACATAACGCTTTGTTTAATTGGTTTAATTATGGTTTATAGTGCCAGCATGGTTGCTGCGACAAAGGGAACGCTGACCGGTGGTATACCTGTATCAGGCACTTATTTTTACACGAGACAATTAATGTATGTCATTATGAGCTTTATCATAGTCTTCTTTATGGCATTTTTCATGAACGTTAAATTCTTGCAGCAGAAAAAAGTACAACAAGGGATGATGCTGATAATCTTTCTACTATTATTTGCGACACTCTTGATAGGGAAAAATATCAACGGGTCTAAAAGTTGGATCAACCTTGGTTTCATGAACTTGCAAGCTTCGGAATTATTAAAAATTGCTATCATTTTATATTTGCCTTACATGATTAATAAGAAGCGACCTCAAGTATTTACGAATTCTAAGTTGATTAGAGGGCCGATTATCTTTATTCTCCTTTGTGTAGGATTAGTATTTTTACAAAAAGACGTCGGTCAAACGATGTTGATTTTAATCATCTTCTTTTCAATTTTGTTTTATGCAGGTATTTGGGTGAAACAAGTATTGAAATATGGCATAGGTATTTTTATTTTAGGCATCGTCATATTTGGTGGTGCTGCATTATTAGGTATATTGCCTTCATATTTAGTTGCTCGTTTCAGTATTGTGACGAATCCTTTTAAATATGAATCTGGAACAGGTTATCACGTAGCGAACTCACTTATGGCAATTGGTAACGGGGGATTATTCGGTAAAGGGTTAGGCAATAGTGTGCTGAAACTAGGCTACTTGCCTGAACCGCATACTGACTTTATCTTCGCAGTGATTTGTGAGGAATTAGGATTAATCGGCGGAATGTTAGTGTTGGGACTACTATTCTTCATTGTGTATCGTGCGTTCCAATTAGCATCTCAAACGACTTCTTATTTCTATAAGTTAGTTTGTGTCGGTATTGCGAGTTATATCGGAAGTCAAACTTTCGTCAACTTAGGCGGTATTTCAGCACTTATTCCTTTAACAGGTGTGCCATTGCCGTTTATCAGTTTCGGCGGATCTTCCATGATTGCATTAAGTATTGCTTTAGGATTGCTCTTAATTACGGCTAAGCAAATTAAGCTGGATAAGAAACGAGCGAAGCAGCAACATGTTGATATACCAAGAAAATATTAA
- a CDS encoding YlbF family regulator, with protein sequence MINTEVIDVLDQVDKVSDMILDSDIYQAYTEARSVMNDDPTAHARYQEFMKNKVRYDEVMRFGKYHPDYQQVTRATRKCKREYEMVPSVMAYKQQEVELQNLVDEVITIIATSISEHVKVEVGNPFFRTDMHGCSTGGTCQCKVHA encoded by the coding sequence ATGATAAATACTGAGGTTATTGATGTATTAGACCAAGTAGATAAAGTAAGTGATATGATTTTAGATTCAGACATTTATCAGGCATATACGGAAGCCCGTTCAGTCATGAATGATGATCCAACAGCACATGCGCGCTATCAAGAATTTATGAAAAATAAAGTGCGATATGATGAAGTCATGCGCTTTGGAAAATATCATCCAGATTATCAACAAGTAACAAGAGCGACTAGAAAATGCAAACGTGAATATGAAATGGTGCCATCTGTTATGGCATATAAACAACAAGAAGTTGAATTGCAGAATTTAGTAGATGAAGTGATTACTATTATTGCTACTTCGATTTCGGAACATGTGAAAGTCGAAGTCGGAAATCCATTCTTCAGAACAGACATGCATGGTTGCAGCACTGGCGGTACATGTCAATGCAAAGTACATGCTTAA
- a CDS encoding YlaN family protein → MAKTNSINNAAYDQLNKDADRILQLIKVQMDNLTLPQCPLYEEVLDTQMFGLQKEVDFAANLGLIDIEMGKEIMLRLEKELSKLHEAFTNV, encoded by the coding sequence ATGGCTAAAACGAATAGTATAAATAATGCGGCATATGACCAATTAAATAAAGATGCAGACCGCATCCTACAATTAATTAAAGTACAGATGGATAATCTTACATTGCCGCAATGTCCATTATACGAAGAAGTTTTAGATACACAAATGTTCGGATTGCAAAAGGAAGTAGACTTTGCAGCTAATTTAGGCCTTATTGATATTGAAATGGGCAAAGAAATTATGTTGCGTCTTGAAAAAGAATTGTCTAAACTTCATGAAGCATTCACAAATGTTTAA
- a CDS encoding glycerophosphodiester phosphodiesterase, which yields MVKISRLLRNSVAGAAGIVSGLILYSKFKGQPESHPIPPFFTRKNQYIFAHRGGMALRPELTQLAFDTAQDYEVDGFETDVRVTRDEQLIVFHDAEVDRTTNGSGKVSEHSLDEIQRLDAGYHFKDINNETPYRNHPDAKIMTFDELLEAYPEMLINVDLKDHPDSMEGQIAPELIYESIVSHNAQNRVLVTSFYQEQIRRFNEISLGTVAIGASEEEVTVGLMKFFSGLGNMFEVQANTFQMPTTYHNIPLTSARLINWLNERNIVPGYYGVNSIDLMGDLFNKGVHTVVTDRPDLAFQYRQNQVQK from the coding sequence ATGGTAAAAATAAGTAGATTACTCAGAAACAGTGTAGCAGGAGCTGCCGGTATTGTCAGCGGGCTTATCTTATATTCAAAATTCAAAGGTCAACCAGAATCTCACCCTATCCCGCCTTTCTTCACACGTAAAAATCAATACATTTTTGCACATCGCGGCGGAATGGCGTTACGTCCTGAATTAACTCAACTTGCATTTGATACAGCTCAAGATTATGAAGTCGACGGCTTTGAAACAGATGTCCGTGTCACACGTGATGAACAATTAATTGTTTTTCATGATGCAGAAGTCGACCGTACTACAAATGGTTCAGGTAAAGTGAGCGAACACAGTTTAGATGAAATCCAACGTCTAGATGCGGGTTATCACTTCAAAGATATCAACAACGAAACGCCTTACCGCAATCATCCGGATGCTAAAATTATGACATTTGACGAATTGTTGGAAGCTTACCCAGAAATGTTGATTAATGTAGATCTTAAAGATCATCCTGATTCAATGGAAGGTCAAATTGCACCTGAACTCATTTATGAATCTATTGTCAGCCATAACGCTCAAAATCGCGTCTTGGTCACAAGCTTTTATCAAGAACAAATTCGCCGCTTCAACGAAATTAGTTTAGGCACAGTCGCGATTGGCGCGAGCGAAGAAGAAGTAACAGTCGGCTTAATGAAATTCTTCTCCGGACTTGGCAATATGTTCGAAGTGCAGGCCAACACTTTCCAAATGCCTACAACTTACCACAATATCCCGTTAACTTCTGCGCGTTTAATCAACTGGTTGAATGAACGTAATATTGTACCGGGTTACTACGGCGTAAATAGTATCGACTTGATGGGCGACCTCTTCAATAAAGGTGTGCATACTGTAGTGACAGATCGTCCTGATCTTGCATTCCAATATCGCCAAAATCAAGTTCAAAAATAA
- a CDS encoding pyruvate carboxylase, translating to MKKINKLMVANRGEIAIRIFRAATELNIKTVAIYSNEDKGSLHRNKADESYLVGEDLGPADSYLNIERIIQVAKNAGVDAIHPGYGFLSENETFARRCAEEGIIFVGPELKHLDMFGDKVKARATAIEAGLPVIPGTDGPIEDYHKAADFANEAGYPLMIKATSGGGGKGMRIVNSEDELEEAFSRAKSEAEKSFGNSEVYIEKYINEPKHIEVQIMGDSEGHIVHLYERDCSVQRRHQKVVEVAPSVGLDEGLRERICEAALQLMNNVGYVNAGTVEFLVSGDDFYFIEVNPRVQVEHTITEMITGIDIVKTQILVADGECLFGEEIGMPHQEDIQTLGYAIQCRITTEDPENDFMPDTGHIIAYRSSGGFGVRLDAGDGFQGAEISPYYDSLLVKLSTHAMTFKQTIEKMDRSLREMRIRGVKTNIPFLINVIRNKQFQEGDYTTKFIEETPELFNIQATQDRGTKTLEYIGNVTINGFPNVEKRPKPDFERPHIKQIPQAEINQLRGTKQLLDEQGPKAVAEWLLKQDDVLITDTTFRDAHQSLLATRVRTNDILAIASETAEILQDAFSLEMWGGATFDVAYNFLKENPWERLEKLRTAIPNVLFQMLLRASNAVGYKNYPDNVIKKFVKESAEAGIDVFRIFDSLNWLDQMKVANEAVQEAGKISEGTICYTGDILDPARSNIFTLEYYVNLAKELEREGFHILAIKDMAGLLKPKAAFELVGELKAAINLPIHLHTHDTSGNGILVYKQAADAGVDVIDTAVSSMSGLTSQPSANSLYYALNGFGRDARTNIVGLERLGQYWDTVRHYYSDFESDFKSPNTEIYQYEMPGGQYSNLNQQAKSLGLGNRFHEVKDMYRRVNFLFGDIVKVTPSSKVVGDMALYMVQNDLNEEDVIKDGYKLDFPESVVSFFKGEIGQPTSGFNKELQKVVLKGQEPLTERPGEYLQAIDFDALREELQAKQDKPVTDQDLISYAIYPKVYEQYINTKEQFGNISLLDTPTFFFGMNVGETVEVEIDKGKTLIITLEAITEPDDKGIRTIFFIMNGQTRQIKIQDENVKTDATVKPKADKSNPNHIGAQMPGTVSEVKVAVGDHVDAGQALLITEAMKMETTVQAPFAGTVKKVTVTDGEGIQTGDLLVELEKDE from the coding sequence TTGAAGAAGATTAATAAGTTAATGGTTGCTAACCGTGGTGAGATTGCGATTCGTATTTTCCGTGCGGCAACTGAGTTAAATATTAAAACGGTAGCGATTTATTCTAATGAGGACAAGGGTTCATTACATAGAAACAAGGCGGATGAATCTTATTTGGTCGGTGAGGATTTAGGACCGGCGGATAGTTATTTGAATATTGAACGTATTATTCAAGTGGCGAAGAATGCTGGTGTGGACGCGATTCATCCTGGTTATGGTTTCTTAAGTGAAAATGAAACGTTTGCACGTCGTTGTGCGGAAGAAGGTATTATCTTTGTCGGACCTGAATTGAAGCATTTGGATATGTTCGGGGACAAGGTGAAGGCGCGCGCAACTGCGATTGAAGCGGGTTTGCCGGTAATTCCGGGTACGGATGGTCCAATCGAGGATTATCATAAGGCAGCGGACTTTGCGAACGAGGCGGGTTATCCGTTGATGATTAAAGCCACAAGTGGCGGTGGCGGTAAAGGTATGCGTATTGTGAATAGTGAAGATGAATTGGAAGAAGCATTTTCTCGTGCAAAATCTGAAGCTGAAAAGTCCTTCGGCAATAGCGAAGTGTATATTGAAAAATATATTAATGAGCCAAAGCATATTGAAGTGCAGATTATGGGTGATTCTGAAGGCCATATTGTCCACTTGTATGAACGTGATTGTTCGGTTCAACGTCGTCATCAAAAGGTGGTCGAAGTGGCACCGTCTGTTGGATTAGATGAAGGTTTGCGCGAACGTATTTGCGAAGCAGCTTTACAATTGATGAATAATGTAGGTTATGTGAATGCCGGAACTGTTGAATTCTTAGTTTCTGGTGATGATTTCTATTTCATTGAAGTCAATCCGCGTGTCCAAGTTGAACATACGATTACTGAAATGATTACAGGTATTGATATTGTGAAAACGCAAATCTTAGTCGCAGATGGTGAATGTTTATTCGGCGAAGAAATCGGCATGCCACACCAAGAGGATATTCAAACATTGGGCTATGCCATTCAATGTCGTATTACTACTGAAGATCCTGAAAATGATTTTATGCCGGATACTGGTCACATCATTGCTTATCGTTCTAGCGGCGGTTTCGGCGTACGTTTGGATGCCGGAGACGGTTTCCAAGGTGCGGAAATCTCACCTTACTATGATTCATTATTGGTGAAATTATCGACGCACGCGATGACATTCAAGCAAACGATTGAAAAAATGGATCGTTCGTTGCGCGAAATGCGTATTCGTGGTGTGAAAACTAATATTCCATTCTTAATTAATGTGATTCGTAATAAACAATTCCAAGAAGGCGATTATACAACTAAATTTATTGAAGAAACACCTGAATTGTTTAATATTCAAGCGACACAAGACCGTGGTACTAAGACGCTTGAGTACATTGGAAATGTTACGATAAACGGCTTCCCGAATGTAGAGAAACGTCCTAAGCCGGATTTTGAACGTCCGCATATTAAACAAATTCCGCAAGCTGAAATTAATCAATTACGCGGAACGAAACAATTATTAGATGAACAAGGCCCGAAAGCGGTGGCGGAATGGTTGTTGAAACAAGATGATGTGCTGATTACGGACACTACTTTCCGTGACGCGCACCAATCATTACTTGCAACGCGTGTGCGTACGAATGATATTTTAGCGATTGCTTCGGAAACAGCTGAAATTCTGCAGGATGCGTTCTCACTTGAAATGTGGGGCGGCGCAACGTTTGATGTTGCTTATAATTTCTTAAAAGAAAACCCATGGGAAAGATTGGAAAAATTACGTACAGCGATTCCGAATGTGCTGTTCCAAATGTTGCTGCGTGCTTCTAATGCAGTGGGTTATAAAAACTATCCAGATAATGTGATTAAGAAATTTGTGAAGGAAAGTGCTGAAGCGGGTATCGATGTCTTCCGTATTTTCGATTCGTTGAACTGGCTGGATCAAATGAAAGTAGCGAATGAAGCGGTGCAAGAAGCGGGCAAAATCTCTGAAGGTACAATTTGTTATACAGGTGATATTTTAGATCCAGCACGCTCTAACATCTTTACATTGGAGTACTATGTTAACTTAGCAAAAGAATTGGAAAGAGAAGGTTTCCATATTTTAGCGATTAAAGACATGGCTGGTTTATTAAAACCGAAAGCAGCCTTTGAATTAGTCGGTGAATTAAAAGCGGCGATTAACTTGCCAATCCACTTGCATACGCATGATACAAGCGGTAACGGTATTTTAGTATATAAACAAGCTGCTGATGCAGGTGTAGATGTGATTGACACAGCAGTGTCTTCTATGAGCGGATTAACAAGTCAGCCAAGTGCCAACTCTTTATACTATGCATTGAATGGTTTTGGCAGAGATGCGCGTACTAATATTGTAGGCTTAGAACGACTAGGCCAATATTGGGACACAGTACGTCATTACTACAGCGACTTTGAAAGTGATTTCAAATCACCGAACACAGAAATCTATCAATATGAAATGCCTGGCGGACAATATTCTAACTTGAACCAACAAGCGAAAAGTTTAGGACTGGGCAATCGTTTCCATGAAGTAAAAGATATGTATCGTCGTGTGAACTTCTTATTCGGTGATATTGTCAAAGTAACACCTTCCTCTAAAGTTGTCGGCGACATGGCCTTGTATATGGTACAAAATGATTTGAACGAAGAAGATGTAATTAAAGATGGTTACAAACTCGACTTCCCAGAGTCTGTAGTTTCCTTCTTTAAAGGTGAAATCGGACAGCCGACAAGCGGTTTCAACAAAGAGTTGCAAAAGGTTGTTCTGAAAGGTCAAGAGCCATTAACTGAACGTCCAGGAGAATATTTACAAGCGATTGATTTCGACGCCTTACGTGAAGAATTGCAAGCTAAACAAGATAAACCGGTCACTGATCAAGATTTAATCAGTTATGCAATTTATCCGAAAGTATATGAACAATACATCAATACTAAAGAACAGTTCGGTAATATCTCATTATTGGATACGCCAACTTTCTTCTTCGGTATGAATGTCGGAGAAACAGTAGAGGTTGAAATTGATAAAGGTAAAACTTTAATTATTACCTTAGAAGCGATTACTGAGCCGGATGATAAAGGTATCAGAACGATTTTCTTCATCATGAATGGTCAAACGCGTCAAATTAAAATTCAAGATGAAAATGTGAAGACGGATGCGACTGTTAAACCTAAAGCAGATAAATCGAACCCAAATCATATTGGTGCCCAAATGCCTGGTACGGTATCTGAAGTAAAAGTGGCTGTGGGTGATCATGTAGATGCGGGACAAGCACTCTTGATTACTGAAGCGATGAAAATGGAAACGACTGTCCAAGCGCCATTTGCTGGCACTGTGAAAAAAGTGACGGTTACAGATGGAGAAGGTATTCAAACTGGAGATTTATTAGTAGAGTTGGAAAAAGATGAATAA
- a CDS encoding DUF7147 family protein, with protein sequence MKQSFIVLGEGLTDLFEFKTLIEYDHSRINRIVFFNSPDSHKGLSSAAIIMNPTEGNYFQAMYIMVNAFPYPHPEDNKKSEMIRNWAEQYDLTLNELDVKSTEDFHDLELYFNYLIGVLRLYRWIPPLQ encoded by the coding sequence TTGAAACAATCATTTATCGTTTTAGGTGAAGGACTCACCGATTTATTCGAATTTAAAACTTTAATCGAATATGACCACAGCAGAATCAATCGTATTGTGTTCTTTAATAGTCCTGATTCTCATAAAGGACTCAGTTCTGCAGCCATTATTATGAATCCGACAGAAGGTAATTATTTTCAAGCTATGTACATCATGGTCAATGCTTTTCCATACCCTCATCCAGAAGATAATAAAAAATCTGAAATGATTCGGAATTGGGCGGAACAATATGATTTAACGCTCAATGAGTTGGATGTTAAATCTACAGAGGATTTCCATGACTTGGAACTGTATTTCAATTACTTAATCGGTGTCTTACGTCTTTATCGTTGGATTCCGCCTTTGCAATAA